AGGCGAGCGCCCGCACGAGTTGCAGCGTGATGTCCTCGATGCGCACGGCCGGACACAGCGCGTAGTTGGGCATCACCACCATCGCACCGGCCTGCACGAACGACGGCGCCAGGAACGACTGGTCGCGCTTGTCCAGCGAGCGCCAGTAGCCCCCGTGGATGTACACCAGCACCGGCGCCCGGTGGGTGTGGGTGGGATAGATGTCGAGCGTCTCGTTGGGGCCGTCGCCATAGCGAACGTCGAAGCGGTGCGACAGGCCTTCGCGCGCCAGCGCCGAAGCGCGCGCCCAGCGTTCGAAGATCTGCGGATGCTCCGGTATGCGGGCGCGGTTGTTGTATTGCAGGTCGAGCCAGGCGGTGTCGTAGCGGGCCATCGGGGCGTCTCCAGCGTCGCGTGAGAAAGCACTGCTTTCTAACCTTCGGAATCCAATGACGCCATAGGCGTCGGCACGACCCGTGGCTTCAGATGCGCTAAAATTGCGGACGCAGTGGGGGGGTAGCTCAGCTGGGAGAGCGTCGCGTTCGCAATGCGAAGGTCGGGAGTTCGATCCTCCTCCTCTCCACCACCTGCACCGAAACCCGTTGGCGCCCAACGGGTTTTTCTTTTTCCGAGCCCATGAGCCGATACAGGTCCGTTTCACTGTCGCGCCTCATTGCAGCATGCCGGACGGCCGCGGCGCGGCGCGCCGGGCGCATCGCGCTGCGCGGGGCCGGGTTCCTGCTCGGCACGCTGATATCCGTGACGGTCGTGGCCGTCATCACGTTGAACGTGCTGTACGAGCGCCTGCCCGACATCGCCGCCCTCACCGACTACCGGCCCAAGCTGCCGATGCGCATCTACTCCACCGACGGCGTCATGCTGGGCGAGTTCGGCGAGGAACGGCGCCGCTTCACGCCGATCAGCGAGATGCCGCGCCTCCTGAAGGACGCCGTGCTGGCAGTGGAGGACGCGCGCTTCCACGAGCATCGCGGCGTGGACTACAAGGGTGTGCTGCGCGCCGGCCTCGCCAGCCTGGTGAAGCCGCGCAGCCAGGGTGCGTCGACCATCACGATGCAGGTGGCGCGCAACTTCTATCTGCCCACGCGGAAGGAGTACACGCGCAAGCTGTACGAGATCCTGCTCGCGCTGAAGATCGAGCGCCAGCTCACGAAGGAGCAGATTCTCGAGCTATACATGAACCAGATCTTCCTCGGGCAGCGCGCCTATGGCTTCGCCGCCGCGAGCGAGATCTACTTCGGCAAGCCGCTGGCCGAGCTCGGCGTGGCCGAGACCGCGATGCTGGCCGGCCTGCCGCAGTCGCCGATCCACGGCAATCCGATCGCGAACATGCGCCGGGCGGTCGCACGCCAGCATCACGTGTTGAGCCGCATGCGCGCCGGCGGCGTGATCGACGAGACTCAATGGACTCAGGCACGTCACCAGCCGCTGAGCTTCCGTCCCGCGCGCCAGGTGCCGGTGCACGCCGAGTACGTCGCCGAGACCGCGCGCCAGCTCATCCATGCGCAATACGGCGATGAGGCCTATACCCGCGGCCTGGACGTCACGCTCACCGTCGACGCGGCCGAACAGGTCGCGGCCTACCGCGCCCTGCGCGACGGGATCATGGACTTCGAGCGCCGCCAGCCCTGGCGCGGTCCCGAAGCCTTCGTCGACCTCCCGGCCGATCCCGCCGAGGTGGAATCGCGCATTGCGGAGGCGCTGGCCGACCATCCCGACAACGACGAGCTCAAGGCGGCGGTGGTCGTCGGCGCTGCGCGCAACCGGGTCCAGGCGGTGCTGGAGAGCGGCGAAACGATCTCGATCTCTGGCGACGGCCTGAAGCAGGCCGCGGCCGGCCTGTCGCCGCGCGCGAGCTCCAGGGTGCGCATCCGTCCCGGCTCGGTGGTGCGCGTGGTGCGCGGAGCTGACGGCAGTTGGGGCATCACCCAGCTGCCGGAGGTCGAAGGCGCCTTCATCGCGATGGATCCGTCCAGCGGAAGCATCCGCGCCATGGTCGGCGGCTTCGACTACTCGAAGAACCAGTTCAACCATGTGACGCAGGCATGGCGGCAGCCCGGCTCCAGCCTCAAGCCGTTCCTCTACTCCGCGGCGCTGGAACGCGGCTTCATGCCTTCCACGCTGGTCAACGACGCGCCCGTGGTGCTCGACGCCGAGGCCGCCGGAGGCACCGCCTGGGAGCCGCGCAACTCGGACGGCCGGTTCGATGGGCCGATGACGATGCGCACCGCGCTCGCGATGTCGAAGAACATGGTTTCGATCCGCCTGCTGCAGTCCATCGGCGTGCCCGCGGCGCAGGAGTGGCTGACGCGCTTCGGCTTCGATGCCGAGCGGCACCCGCCTTACCTCACGATGGCACTCGGTGCGGGCTCGGTGTCGCCGCTGCAGCTGGCGTCGGCGTACTCCGTGCTGGCCAACGGTGGCTACCGCCTGCCGCCATTCCTGATCAAGCGGCTGAGCGACGGACGCGGCCGCCTGCTCAACGAATGGCAGCCGGCGGCGACAGACGACGCCATGCGCGTGCTCGACGCGCGCAACGCATTCGTCATGACCAGCCTGCTGCAGGAGGTGACGCGCACAGGCACCGCCAGGCAGGCGCAAGCGACGCTGAAGCGCACCGACATTGCGGGCAAGACCGGCACCACCAACGACGCGATGGATGCATGGTTCGCCGGTTACCAGCGTCAGCTCGTCGCCGTGGTCTGGATCGGTCACGACAGCCCGCGCAAGCTGGGCGATCGCGAAAGCGGCGGCGGCCTGTCGCTGCCGGTCTGGCTCGACTTCATGGCCACAGCGCTGAAGAAGGTTCCCGTCGACGAGCCCGAGGTGCCGCCCGGTGTTGCACGCATCGACGGCGAGTGGTACTTCGCGGAGCACACGCCCTCGAGCGGCATCACCAGCCTGGGCGTCGAGGAGACACTGCCCAACGCGCCCGGCGCCACCGAACGGCGCAGCATTCTCGACCTCTTCAAGCCATAGTCGCCTGCCCTATTGCCACAGGGACCTGACGCGCGCCGACACGTCGACGACCGGCGCGCCCGCGACACCGCCGAGGGGCAGCCTGTCTCCCGAGGCGCCGCCATGCTGCAGACGCTCGAAATGAGCGGCGACGTCGTCCGGAATGAAGCGTGTGAGCGACGCATACACATGCCGCGATCCCATGGAATTCTGCTGCGTGACGTAGAAGCGCTGCGGGACGATGAGCTGCAAGGTCTGCCTGGCCCGCGTCATCGCGACATAGAGCAGGCGCCGCTCCTCCTCCACCTCGGCCGCAGTGCCGGTGGACATCTCCGACGGGATGCAGCCGTCGACCGCGTTCAGCACGTACACCGCCTTCCACTCCTGCCCCTTGGCCGAATGGATGGTCGACAGGATGAGGTAGTCCTCGTCGCGGTGGGGCGCACCGGGCTCGTCGCTGGTGGCGTCGGGCGGATCGAGCGTCAGCTCGGTAAGAAACCGCTCGCGCGACGCGTAGCCATTGGCAATGCGCGCCAGCTGCGCCAGATCGGCCTGGCGCACCGGGGCATCGTCGTGCAGCCGCTGGAGTTGCGGCAGGTACCAGCGCTGTACGACGTCCATCTCCGCCGGCCATCCCACGCTGCCCTGACGCAGCTGCCGGTAGGCGGCAACGAAGACCTCCCAGTCGGCAGCCGCGGCGGCCGGCGGCTTGAACGACGTCAGTGCCGCGACGGGGTCGGCGGCGCTCTCCATCGCGTCGAGCAGGCGCCGCGCACTGGCCGGACCGATGCCGGCCACCAGCTGCGCCACGCGAAAACCCGCCATGCGGCTGCGCGGGTTCTCCGCCCAGCGCAGCACCGACAGCACGTCCTTGATGTGCGAGGCTTCGAGGAATTTCAGCCCGCCGAACTTGACGAACGGGATGTTGCGTCGCGTCAGTTCGAGCTCGAGCGCGGCACTGTGATGCGAGGTGCGAAAGAGCACCGCCTGGCTCTTCAGCCCCACGCCGGCTTCGCGCTGCGCGAGCACCTCGCCGGCCACCCACTGCGCCTGCCCGGCTTCGTCTTCCACCGCGATCAGCGCCGGCCGCTGCGAGGAGACCTGGTCGCTCCAAAGCTCCTTGGTGAAGCGCTCGCACGCGTTCGCGATGACGGCATTCGACGCCGCCAGAATCGTTTGGGTGGAGCGGTAGTTGCGCTCCAGCGTGACGACATGTGCCTCGGGCCGGAAGGCGCGCGGAAAGTCGAGGATGTTGCGCACCTCGGCAGCGCGGAAGGAATAGATCGACTGCGCATCGTCGCCGACCACCGTGAGCCCGCGCCCGTCGGGCTTGAGCGCCATCAGGATGGCGGCCTGCAGCCGGTTGGTGTCCTGGTACTCGTCGACCAGCACATGATCGAAGCGCTCGCCGACGTGCGCCGCGATCTGCGGCTCGGCCATCATCTGCGCCCAGTACAGCAGCAGGTCGTCGTAGTCGAGGGCGTGCTGCTGCTGCTTGTGCTGCACATAGGCGCCGAAGAGCCGCTTCAGTTCGCTCTCCCACTGGCTGCACCAGGGGAAGACGTCCTGCAGCACCGAGCGAAGGTCGCGGCGGCTGTTGACGGTGCGGGAGTAGATCGCGAGGCAGGTCCCTTTCAGGGGAAAGCGGCTCCTGGTCGCGGCCAGACCCAGTTCCTGGCGCACCAGGCCCATCAGGTCCTCGGCGTCGGCGCGGTCGTGGATGGTGAACGACTCGCTCAGGCCGATGCGGCCGGCATAGTCGCGCAGCAGTCGCGCACCGACGCTGTGGAAAGTGCCCGACCACGGGAAGGCAGGCGGCCGCTGCGTCGGCGCGAAGCCGAGCGCTTCATGGATCACGCGGCCGACGCGCCGCTCCATCTCCATCGCGGCCCGGCGCGAGAAGGTGAGCAGCAGCATGCGCTGGGGATCCGCCCCCGCTAGCACCAGGCGGGCCACGCGCGAGGCGAGGGTCATCGTCTTGCCTGAGCCGGCACCGGCGATCACCAGCAGCGGCGGCGGGCGGCCGGACGGGTCGGACAGGCCGTGCTCGACGGCCGCACGCTGCTGGGCGTTCAGCGCGGCGAAGGGATCGGGTCGCGCGACACGGTGGGTGGCGGGGGTGGACAACAGCATGCGGACAGCCCGTTCAGTTCGGCGCCGTTGGCGCCTCAGGCGTACTGTATAGGCATCCAGGCATCCTTCCATCTAGGGAGACACCGGCCTGCGGGAACATGGGTTGCCAGAAGACCGCCATCACCGAGACCGCTTGCCCGCTGATCCTGATGGAACGAGATGTCCTGCAAGTCCTCACGGAAGACCACGCCCTGCTCCGCTGGCTGGGGGAGCGGCTGAACGCGGCTCGCCCGGCTCGCGTTCGCATCAACCTGTTCAACGAGTTCGCCCGCACCCTGGGCGCCCATCAGACCGTGATCGACCAGACCATCCTGCCGGCATTGCGGGCCTGCGGCTGGCGCGGCCTCAGCTCCGACGTGCTCGCCGGGCACCTGGCCCTGAAGCGACTGCTGGCCGAGACCCTCACCCTGGACGGCGACGCGCCCACCTTCGACTACGCCCTCAGGCGCATCGTGGCGCGAGCGCAGGCGCATTGCGAGGTCGAACAGCGCAAGCTCATGCCCTTGCTGCACGCCATGCTGGACGACCACCAGCGGGAGCTCATGGCCTTCGACGCGGAGATGCATCTCACGCGGCTGCTGGGCGAGCAACGGCGGCTCGGCGACGATGCCGATCTCAGCCCGCGGGCCGACGAACTCGTCGCGGAGGCCTATGTCGTCCTCGGCAGCCTGGCGACCCGGGACGAGCGCGAACAGGCTCAGCCCTGAGCTGCCCCTAGCTTTCCAGCAGCGTGGCGATGAGTTTCAGCGCCACGTCGATGTTGTAAGGTTTTCTCAGGAAAGCGTCATATTTGCCAAAGTGCGGACGCACCGCGTCCTCGGGCAGGCTGCTGTTCAGCACGATCTTAATGCCCGCCGTCTCCGGCGCTTCACGCAGCGCACGGCCCATGTCGGCCCCGTTCATCACCGGCATCATGAAGTCCAGCATCACGAGATGCGGACGCACGTCGCGCACCTTCGCCAGGCCCTGCTCGCCATTCGCAGCACAGAACGTACGGTAACCCTCCTCTTCGAGGATGAGGCTCAGCACCTCGGCGCTGGCCAGCTCGTCGTCGACGACAAGGATGGTCTTCACACGCTGCCTATGACTTCTGTTCGTCGCCACCGACGGGCAGTGTCGGGCTCGGTCTTCGCGGCGGCTCCGCCGGCTCGGCCGAAGGAATGATGTCGCCATCCGAAGTCAAAAGGCCGGCAATCAGCATGCCGTGAGAGCCGATGCGCACCTCGCGCATGCCGACGTCGAAATCGGTGTCGCGCATCTTGGTGATCGTGAGAAGCCGCTTGACCCGACCGTTGTCCTCGACGAAGCGAAGGAACAGCAGGTTGTCAACGAAGCCCGAGATGCCGTAGGGCGCATACACGACGTGGCTGACGACATCGCGTGTCTCGAGCGTCATCAGCACCGTCACGCCGCGTTCCCGCAGCTCGTTGACCAGGCACGAGAAGAAGCGATTCGTGCGCTCAGGATGCACGGCCGATTCGAAGAAGCCCGACAGGCCGTCGATGACCAGGCGCTTCACGCCGCGCTGGGCCACCTCGGCCAGCAGCCGATGCCCGAGCTCGTCCATCATGTGCTCGCCCTGGGAGTGCCAGACCAGCTTCAGCGCGCCCGCGGATTCGAGCTCCTCGAAGTCGAAGCCGAATGCCCGAGCCTTCGCGCGGACGCGGGCTGGCGACTCGAAGAAGCCGAACAGCAGGCCCGGTTCGTCAGTCGTGCTCTGCGAAAGGAAATGCAGCCCCAGCGTCGTCTTGCCGGTGCCGCTGGAACCGACCACCACGGTGGCACTGGCGGCAGGATAGCCGCGGCTCGCGATCAATGCGTCGAGCGAGCTCACGCCGGTGGTCAATGCCCGGCGCTCCGCGGCGCTTTCCGGCGGCCTGCTGAAAAGGGCCTCGATCCGCGGGAAGATCTGCAGCCCGTCGTCGGTGATGCGAAAGGGATGGCGGCCCCGCAACGAGCCGGCGCCGCGGAACTTTCGGACCTGGATCGCGCGTTCGGCGCGCGCCTCGTACAGCCTGTCCTCCAGCTCGATGATGCCGTCGACCATCGTGTGTTCGGCGTTGACGCGTTGCGGGCTGCCACTGGTCAGCAGGAACACGGTGCAGCCGTGGAAAACCGCGCTGGTCTGCAACTCGTGGATGAACTTCTTCAGGTCGCGATCGGTCTCGGCCGCCTCGGCGGCGGCGACCAGCCCGTCGAGCACGAGCACCCCGACACGGCGCGCGCGCATCTCTCGCCTCAGCACGGCGACGAGGCCCTTCAGCCCTTCGGCCTCGAGGTCGTGGAACGCGCTCAGATAACACAGCCGATCGGGGATCGCGCGCTCTTCGAAGAAGCTGAGCGAGCGGATGTGCTGCAGCATGCGCGAATGCGACTCGGCGAGCAGAGTCATGTAGACCGCCGAGCCGCCGGCAGCCACGTGGCTGTAGCAGATCTGGTTCGCGAGGATCGTCTTGCCGCTGCCGGGCTGGCCCTGGACGATGTAGACACCGGCCCGGAAGAAGCCGCCGCCCAGCACCACGTCCAGGCCGGGAATGCCGGTGGGCAGGCGCTCCAGCACGGATAGCGTGGAGGGAGAGGGTGTCATGGGGTGTTCCTTCAAGCGCTGGCTGGCCCCGCAACCGCGCGAAGCAGCGACGCGGATGCGGTCGTGCGAGTGTACGTACCGCCACGACGCACGATCCACCGGAATGGCGACCCACAAATACAAACCCCTCCCGGACCATCGCGGCAGGGAGGGGTGGGTGGCTCACGCCACCGATTTGGAACTCCGGAGGGATTCAGCCCCAGGGTTCCTGGCGCGCAGAGACTGCGCCATCGCGGATGCCTGCATGCAGGCATCTCAAAGGTAGGCCAACCACCAGCCCAGGTCAAGACCGTTCGTCACCGCTCGGCGGCATCACTTGACGGTGCTCATGATCTCGTCGAACACCGCCACGACGCGACGCTCGATCTCTGGCTGCATGGCGATCGGCCGGCCCCATTCGCGCTGCGTTTCGCCGGGCCATTTGTTCGTCGCGTCGAGCCCCATCTTGCCGCCCAGACCGCTCACCGGCGACGCGAAGTCCAGGTAGTCGATCGGCGTGTGATCGACCAGCGTCGTGTCGCGCACCGGGTCCATGCGCGTCGTGATCGCCCAGATCACCTCGCGCCAGTCGCGGATGTCGACGTCGTGGTCGGTCACGACGATGAACTTCGTGTACATGAACTGCCGCAGAAAGCTCCACAGCCCGAACATCACGCGCTTGGCGTGGCCGGCGTAGCTCTTGCGGATGCTGATGATGGCCATGCGATAGCTGCAACCTTCGGGCGGAAGGTAGAAGTCGACGATTTCCGGAAACTGCTTCTGCAGGATGGGCACGAAGACCTCGTTCAGCGCCACCCCGAGGATCGCCGGCTCGTCGGGAGGCTTGCCGGTGTAAGTCGAGTGGTAGATGGGATCCCGTCGCGAAGTCATGCGCGCGATCTCGAACACTGGAAACCAGTCCTGCTCGTTGTAGTAGCCGGTGTGGTCGCCGAACGGACCTTCCAGCGCGTGCAGGTATCCGCCGATCTCCTTCATCGGCACGCCGTGTTCGCTGACGCCGACGAAGCCCGGTGGCGCGGTCGGGATGTGGCCCTCCAGGACGATCTCGGCGCTGGCCGGCACTTGCAGCATCAGGCCGCTTTCGCCCACACCGGCGTCCACCAGTTCGGTTCGACTGCCGCGGAGCAGGCCGGCGAACTGGTATTCGGACAGGGTATCGGGAACCGGCGTCACGGCGCCCAGGATGGTTGCGGGATCGGCGCCCAGCGCAACGGCGATCGGGAACGGTTGTCCGGGATTGGCCAGCGCGAAGTCACGGAAGTCGAGCGCCCCGCCCCGATGCGCCAGCCACCGCATGATCACGCGGTTCTTCGCGATGACCTGCTGGCGGTAGATGCCGAGGTTCTGCCGGCGTTTCGCGTTCGGCACCGATTGCGGCCCGCGCGTCACGACCAGTCCCCAGGTGATGAGCGGCCCGGCGTCGCCGGGCCAGCACGTCTGGATCGGCAGGCGGCCCAAGTCGACTTCCACGCCGTCCCTCACCTCTTCCTGGCAGGCGGCTCTGGAAGTGCTCGCGGGCTTCATGTCCCACAGGGCCTTGGCCATATGTAACAGGCGACCGGCGTCCTTCAGTCCCTTCGGCGGATCCGGCTCCTTGAGGCTGGCGAGCATGCGCCCGACGTCGCGCAAGTCGCCCAGATCGGCCGCACCCATCCCCATCGCCACCCGCCTAGGAGTGCCAAACAGGTTCGTCAAGGCGGAAATTTTGTAACCGACTGGTTGTTCGAACAAAAGCGCCGGACCGCCCGCACGCAGGACCAAGTCACTGACCGCTGTCATCTCCAGCCGCGCCGACACTGGCTTGGCGACGCGCCGCAACTCCCCGACCCGTTCCAGACCGGTGACGAAGCCCCTCAAATCGTCGTATTTCATATCAGGAAGTAATTAGAAATGGTTCCTATAACCTTGACCGGTTATGAAACTGCTTCCTAGAATCCCCGGATCCCGGACCAGATCAGGGATAACCCGCGCCCCCACCTCGGTGGAATGGAGAGGGCGCAACGCTGCCGAAGGCCCGCGATGGTGCACAGTGTTTCCTCCCTGTGCCCCGCTCTGGCCGATTATGGCCGTCGCTTCCGGACCCTTTGCCGCGCCGCAAGAGCGCACGAAGGATCTCCAAAGCGCGGAGTAGAAAGGAAAGACATGACAGCGCTTCGCCGTTTGATGGCGCAGGTCCGCGGAATGGCGGACGCTTCCGCGGCATCCGCGGGAATCTTTGTGCGTGACGTGGGCCAGGGTCTGCTCGAGGTCAGCCACAACACGCTCGCCCTGCTCGGGCTCGTGGCCGTCGGCGCCGTGGTGTTCGTCGGCGGGCGCAGCGATCTGCGCGAGAGCATCGAAGCCCAGACGCTGGACTGGTTGCAGGCGCGCCAGGAAGCCCGCGCCGATCCGGCGGAGTTGCTGGCAGCGCAGCTGGCCGAGCCGGACGCCGTGGCCCGCGCCACCGCCGTCAATCCCAAGGAGCTCAATCGCCAGCAGGCCGCCGTCGCGCAGTGGATCTCGCGCCGCTACCGCGTCGCACCGGAGCCGATCAGCCGCCTCGTCAAGGAAGCCTGGATCGTCGGCAATCGCGTCGGACTGGATCCGACGCTGATCCTCGCCATCATGGCAGTCGAATCGAGCTTCAACCCGTTCGCCCAGAGCCCCGTGGGCGCGCAGGGCCTGATGCAGGTCATGACGCACATCCACGACGACAAGTACACGGCCTTCGGCGGCAAGTTCGCCGCCTTCGACCCGGTGACCAACCTGCGGGTCGGCGCGCAGGTGCTGAAGGAGTGCATCACGCGCGCCGGCAGCCTCGAAGAAGGTCTGCGCTACTACGTCGGCGCCGCCAATCTCACGGACGACGGCGGCTATGCGACCAAGGTGCTGGCCGAGCAGAACCACCTCCGCATGGTGGCAGGCGGCAAGATCGTCGCGGTGAACGCGCCGCGTCCCGCCGCGGGCGCCAGCAGCGCCAAGCCCGAGTCGACGCAGCCCGCCCAGATCCCGGTCAAGGGCGAAGACAAGCCCCTGCCTGAGCGGGTCGCGCTGCTGCGCGGTCCCGGCAACTGAGCGATTTTTCGCGCGGCCACAAGGTAAACTGCCGGCTCTGCGCGACTGGCGATGGGGCCCAGGGTTCTTGAACCTTCGGGCCTGAGGTGGTGAACCACCGGGAAGCGCGGGCGGCCAAGCCCGATCGACGTCGGATCGGAAGCCGATTCAGCCGTTCGCCTGGGCAGCCTGTCGACCGCGTCTCCTTTGCATTTGCAGGCACGCTGCTCGTCGCAGGTCTTCCGCTGACGAAGGACTGCCATTCATGTTTGACCGCACCCAATCCACCATCGCCCACGTGGACCCCGAGCTCTGGTCCGTCATCCAGCAAGAAAACCAGCGCCAGGAAGAGCACATCGAGCTGATCGCTTCCGAGAACTACGCGTCGCCTGCGGTCATGGCCGCCCAAGGCACGCAGCTCACCAACAAGTACGCCGAAGGCTATCCCGGCAAGCGTTACTACGGCGGCTGCGAATACGTCGACATCGTCGAGCAGCTCGCGATCGACCGCATCAAGGAGCTGTTCGGTGCCGAGCATGCCAACGTGCAGCCGAACTCCGGCTCGCAGGCCAACCAGGGCGTGTTCTTCGGCCTGCTGCAGCCCGGCGACACGATCATGGGCATGAGCCTCGCCGAGGGCGGCCACCTCACGCACGGCATGCCGCTGAACATGAGCGGCAAGTGGTTCAAGGTCGTGAGCTACGGCCTGGACGCCAACGAAGCCATCGACTACGACCAAATGGAGCGCCTGGCGCACGAGCACAAGCCCAAGCTGATCATCGCCGGCGCATCGGCGTACAGCCTGCGCATCGACTTCGAGCGATTCGCCAAGGTCGCCAAGGACATCGGCGCGTACTTCATGGTCGACATGGCGCACTATGCCGGCCTGATCGCCGCCGGGGTCTATCCGAACCCCGTGCCGTTCGCAGACGTCGTGACCTCCACCACGCACAAGAGCCTGCGCGGCCCACGCGGCGGCTTCATCCTGATGAAGGATCACGTCGCCAAGCAGATCAACAGCGCCATCTTTCCCGGCATCCAGGGTGGCCCGCTGATGCACGTCATCGCCGCCAAGGCGGTCGCATTCAAGGAGGCGCTGTCACCGCAGTTCAAGCTCTACCAGCAGCAGGTGGTGAAGAACGCCGCGGCACTTGCCGAGACGCTTACGTCGCGCGGGCTGCGCATCGTCAGCGGCCGCACGGAGTCGCATGTGATGCTGGTCGACCTGCGCCCGAAGGGCTTGACCGGCAAGGAAGCCGAGTCGCTGCTGCAGCAGGCGCACATGACCTGCAACAAGAACGGCATCCCCAACGACCCGCAGAAGCCCATGATCACGAGCGGCGTCCGCCTCGGGTCGCCGGCAATGACCACGCGCGGCTTCAAGGAGGAGCAGGCCCGCGCCACGGCCCACCTGATCGCCGACGTGCTCGACAACCCGCGCGACGAGGCCCACATCGCCGCGGTGCGCGCCAAGGTATCCGCCCTCACGCGAGATTTCCCCGTCTACCGATGACCGATCCGGCCCGCCTCGCGCGGGCCTTTTTCCATGCGTTGTCCTTTCTGCAGCC
The Piscinibacter sp. XHJ-5 DNA segment above includes these coding regions:
- a CDS encoding PBP1A family penicillin-binding protein; the encoded protein is MSRYRSVSLSRLIAACRTAAARRAGRIALRGAGFLLGTLISVTVVAVITLNVLYERLPDIAALTDYRPKLPMRIYSTDGVMLGEFGEERRRFTPISEMPRLLKDAVLAVEDARFHEHRGVDYKGVLRAGLASLVKPRSQGASTITMQVARNFYLPTRKEYTRKLYEILLALKIERQLTKEQILELYMNQIFLGQRAYGFAAASEIYFGKPLAELGVAETAMLAGLPQSPIHGNPIANMRRAVARQHHVLSRMRAGGVIDETQWTQARHQPLSFRPARQVPVHAEYVAETARQLIHAQYGDEAYTRGLDVTLTVDAAEQVAAYRALRDGIMDFERRQPWRGPEAFVDLPADPAEVESRIAEALADHPDNDELKAAVVVGAARNRVQAVLESGETISISGDGLKQAAAGLSPRASSRVRIRPGSVVRVVRGADGSWGITQLPEVEGAFIAMDPSSGSIRAMVGGFDYSKNQFNHVTQAWRQPGSSLKPFLYSAALERGFMPSTLVNDAPVVLDAEAAGGTAWEPRNSDGRFDGPMTMRTALAMSKNMVSIRLLQSIGVPAAQEWLTRFGFDAERHPPYLTMALGAGSVSPLQLASAYSVLANGGYRLPPFLIKRLSDGRGRLLNEWQPAATDDAMRVLDARNAFVMTSLLQEVTRTGTARQAQATLKRTDIAGKTGTTNDAMDAWFAGYQRQLVAVVWIGHDSPRKLGDRESGGGLSLPVWLDFMATALKKVPVDEPEVPPGVARIDGEWYFAEHTPSSGITSLGVEETLPNAPGATERRSILDLFKP
- a CDS encoding ATP-dependent helicase, whose protein sequence is MLLSTPATHRVARPDPFAALNAQQRAAVEHGLSDPSGRPPPLLVIAGAGSGKTMTLASRVARLVLAGADPQRMLLLTFSRRAAMEMERRVGRVIHEALGFAPTQRPPAFPWSGTFHSVGARLLRDYAGRIGLSESFTIHDRADAEDLMGLVRQELGLAATRSRFPLKGTCLAIYSRTVNSRRDLRSVLQDVFPWCSQWESELKRLFGAYVQHKQQQHALDYDDLLLYWAQMMAEPQIAAHVGERFDHVLVDEYQDTNRLQAAILMALKPDGRGLTVVGDDAQSIYSFRAAEVRNILDFPRAFRPEAHVVTLERNYRSTQTILAASNAVIANACERFTKELWSDQVSSQRPALIAVEDEAGQAQWVAGEVLAQREAGVGLKSQAVLFRTSHHSAALELELTRRNIPFVKFGGLKFLEASHIKDVLSVLRWAENPRSRMAGFRVAQLVAGIGPASARRLLDAMESAADPVAALTSFKPPAAAAADWEVFVAAYRQLRQGSVGWPAEMDVVQRWYLPQLQRLHDDAPVRQADLAQLARIANGYASRERFLTELTLDPPDATSDEPGAPHRDEDYLILSTIHSAKGQEWKAVYVLNAVDGCIPSEMSTGTAAEVEEERRLLYVAMTRARQTLQLIVPQRFYVTQQNSMGSRHVYASLTRFIPDDVAAHFERLQHGGASGDRLPLGGVAGAPVVDVSARVRSLWQ
- a CDS encoding hemerythrin domain-containing protein; translated protein: MERDVLQVLTEDHALLRWLGERLNAARPARVRINLFNEFARTLGAHQTVIDQTILPALRACGWRGLSSDVLAGHLALKRLLAETLTLDGDAPTFDYALRRIVARAQAHCEVEQRKLMPLLHAMLDDHQRELMAFDAEMHLTRLLGEQRRLGDDADLSPRADELVAEAYVVLGSLATRDEREQAQP
- a CDS encoding response regulator gives rise to the protein MKTILVVDDELASAEVLSLILEEEGYRTFCAANGEQGLAKVRDVRPHLVMLDFMMPVMNGADMGRALREAPETAGIKIVLNSSLPEDAVRPHFGKYDAFLRKPYNIDVALKLIATLLES
- a CDS encoding ATPase domain-containing protein, with the translated sequence MTPSPSTLSVLERLPTGIPGLDVVLGGGFFRAGVYIVQGQPGSGKTILANQICYSHVAAGGSAVYMTLLAESHSRMLQHIRSLSFFEERAIPDRLCYLSAFHDLEAEGLKGLVAVLRREMRARRVGVLVLDGLVAAAEAAETDRDLKKFIHELQTSAVFHGCTVFLLTSGSPQRVNAEHTMVDGIIELEDRLYEARAERAIQVRKFRGAGSLRGRHPFRITDDGLQIFPRIEALFSRPPESAAERRALTTGVSSLDALIASRGYPAASATVVVGSSGTGKTTLGLHFLSQSTTDEPGLLFGFFESPARVRAKARAFGFDFEELESAGALKLVWHSQGEHMMDELGHRLLAEVAQRGVKRLVIDGLSGFFESAVHPERTNRFFSCLVNELRERGVTVLMTLETRDVVSHVVYAPYGISGFVDNLLFLRFVEDNGRVKRLLTITKMRDTDFDVGMREVRIGSHGMLIAGLLTSDGDIIPSAEPAEPPRRPSPTLPVGGDEQKS
- a CDS encoding UbiD family decarboxylase domain-containing protein produces the protein MKYDDLRGFVTGLERVGELRRVAKPVSARLEMTAVSDLVLRAGGPALLFEQPVGYKISALTNLFGTPRRVAMGMGAADLGDLRDVGRMLASLKEPDPPKGLKDAGRLLHMAKALWDMKPASTSRAACQEEVRDGVEVDLGRLPIQTCWPGDAGPLITWGLVVTRGPQSVPNAKRRQNLGIYRQQVIAKNRVIMRWLAHRGGALDFRDFALANPGQPFPIAVALGADPATILGAVTPVPDTLSEYQFAGLLRGSRTELVDAGVGESGLMLQVPASAEIVLEGHIPTAPPGFVGVSEHGVPMKEIGGYLHALEGPFGDHTGYYNEQDWFPVFEIARMTSRRDPIYHSTYTGKPPDEPAILGVALNEVFVPILQKQFPEIVDFYLPPEGCSYRMAIISIRKSYAGHAKRVMFGLWSFLRQFMYTKFIVVTDHDVDIRDWREVIWAITTRMDPVRDTTLVDHTPIDYLDFASPVSGLGGKMGLDATNKWPGETQREWGRPIAMQPEIERRVVAVFDEIMSTVK
- a CDS encoding lytic transglycosylase domain-containing protein, whose protein sequence is MTALRRLMAQVRGMADASAASAGIFVRDVGQGLLEVSHNTLALLGLVAVGAVVFVGGRSDLRESIEAQTLDWLQARQEARADPAELLAAQLAEPDAVARATAVNPKELNRQQAAVAQWISRRYRVAPEPISRLVKEAWIVGNRVGLDPTLILAIMAVESSFNPFAQSPVGAQGLMQVMTHIHDDKYTAFGGKFAAFDPVTNLRVGAQVLKECITRAGSLEEGLRYYVGAANLTDDGGYATKVLAEQNHLRMVAGGKIVAVNAPRPAAGASSAKPESTQPAQIPVKGEDKPLPERVALLRGPGN